A part of Ignavibacteriales bacterium genomic DNA contains:
- a CDS encoding VOC family protein, whose product MNILEIEIQTDNLNKTQKFYSELLKLQTKNKNQNSISFLAGQSTLTFIKSNKLKPKYHFAFNIPRNKLDEAIIWTSAKLDLIKNADNEIVSNFESWNAKAIYFYDNNGNILEFIARFDLDNAADEAFDISSIQSISEIGIVTDAPIKLADKLVKEKNLYFFAKGSKSEKFVTLGSDNGLIIIVETNRKWYPTEQEAEKHFTKIKISTNGLTRVITMNEENVSR is encoded by the coding sequence ATGAATATTTTAGAAATAGAAATACAAACCGACAACCTTAACAAAACGCAAAAATTTTATTCTGAACTTTTGAAATTACAGACAAAAAATAAAAACCAAAACTCCATTTCGTTTTTAGCCGGGCAATCAACCTTAACTTTTATTAAATCAAATAAATTAAAACCGAAATATCATTTTGCATTTAATATCCCCCGCAATAAACTCGACGAAGCAATAATATGGACATCTGCAAAACTTGACCTTATTAAAAACGCGGACAATGAAATTGTTTCGAACTTTGAAAGCTGGAATGCAAAGGCAATTTATTTTTATGACAACAATGGGAATATTTTAGAATTCATTGCACGTTTTGACCTTGATAATGCTGCAGATGAAGCCTTTGACATTTCATCCATTCAATCTATAAGTGAAATCGGAATAGTAACGGATGCCCCAATAAAACTTGCTGATAAATTAGTTAAAGAAAAAAACTTATACTTTTTTGCAAAAGGTTCTAAAAGTGAAAAGTTTGTTACACTTGGCAGCGATAATGGTTTAATAATAATTGTAGAGACAAACAGAAAATGGTATCCGACAGAACAGGAAGCCGAAAAACATTTTACAAAAATAAAAATATCAACAAACGGTTTAACAAGAGTAATTACAATGAACGAAGAGAATGTCAGCAGGTAA
- a CDS encoding FMN-binding negative transcriptional regulator — protein sequence MYNFSYFKEKDKQTILDFIEENPFAFMTGSFLSGGQVATQIPILFEERNGELFLQGHIMRNTDHHKAFVENPNALLVFTGPSCYVSASWYSNPQIGSTWNYMSVHTGGQVNFMSNDELIAFMRKLTLKFEKGNAQSLTFYDNLPDSFLSKMMPAIVGFEIKAEKLENVFKLSQNRDKKSYLNIISKLEEQGGNSALIALEMRKRKDELFPADVEWDGSKFDS from the coding sequence ATGTATAATTTTTCATACTTTAAAGAAAAAGACAAGCAGACAATTTTGGATTTTATAGAGGAAAACCCGTTTGCATTTATGACAGGAAGTTTTTTATCGGGTGGACAAGTTGCAACACAAATTCCAATTTTATTTGAAGAAAGGAATGGCGAACTGTTTTTGCAGGGACATATTATGCGAAACACTGACCATCATAAAGCTTTCGTTGAAAACCCTAATGCTTTGCTTGTGTTTACTGGACCGAGTTGCTATGTAAGTGCTTCTTGGTATAGCAATCCACAAATTGGTTCTACTTGGAATTATATGAGTGTTCATACAGGCGGACAAGTCAATTTTATGTCAAATGACGAACTAATAGCATTTATGCGAAAATTGACATTGAAATTCGAAAAAGGCAATGCACAATCGCTAACATTCTACGACAATCTTCCTGACAGTTTTTTAAGTAAGATGATGCCAGCCATTGTTGGTTTTGAAATTAAAGCAGAAAAATTAGAGAATGTATTTAAACTCAGCCAGAACAGAGATAAAAAAAGTTATCTCAATATTATTTCAAAACTTGAAGAGCAAGGTGGAAACAGTGCTTTAATCGCATTAGAAATGAGAAAGAGAAAAGACGAACTATTTCCTGCTGACGTTGAATGGGATGGTTCAAAATTTGACTCGTGA
- a CDS encoding SRPBCC family protein: protein MTTEIITTTPDCEIVSSRIFNTSRELVFLAWADPNHLKKWWGPAGFTNTFNEFDFRVGGKWSFIMHGPDKGNYANECEFIKIDIPSLIAWKRFSKPLFQVVATFEEVSKGKTKLIFKMLFNSADDCRKVKAFAVDKNEENFDRLEYELTKMFL from the coding sequence ATGACAACTGAAATTATAACAACAACACCTGATTGTGAAATTGTAAGTTCAAGAATTTTTAACACATCAAGAGAACTTGTTTTTCTTGCTTGGGCTGACCCAAACCATCTAAAAAAATGGTGGGGACCGGCAGGTTTTACAAATACCTTTAATGAATTTGACTTTCGAGTAGGCGGAAAATGGAGTTTTATAATGCACGGACCTGACAAAGGAAACTATGCAAATGAATGTGAGTTCATAAAAATAGACATACCATCACTTATAGCTTGGAAACGATTTTCAAAACCACTTTTTCAAGTAGTTGCGACATTTGAAGAAGTGTCTAAAGGCAAGACGAAACTTATTTTTAAAATGCTATTTAACTCAGCAGATGATTGCAGAAAAGTAAAGGCTTTTGCGGTTGACAAAAACGAAGAAAATTTTGACAGATTAGAATATGAATTAACTAAAATGTTTTTATAA
- a CDS encoding RNA polymerase sigma factor, which yields MAAETFLKAYTGIGKFKYRNISVLYWLYRIATNELNKYFNSRKYLPESLNRIHEEYGFDLTDYSNAETERILLEEDLEKHREFMRINVLIKKLDIKYQEVISLRFFEQKSIKEIAVILNKKEGTVKSLLYRGIDKLKGKINWRKT from the coding sequence ATTGCGGCTGAGACGTTCCTTAAAGCATATACCGGTATCGGAAAATTCAAGTATCGAAATATCTCAGTTCTGTACTGGCTTTACAGGATCGCCACAAATGAGCTTAATAAATATTTTAACAGCCGCAAATATTTACCGGAGTCGTTAAACAGAATCCATGAAGAGTATGGTTTTGATTTAACAGATTATTCAAATGCCGAGACCGAAAGGATACTGCTTGAAGAAGACCTTGAAAAGCACCGGGAGTTTATGAGAATAAATGTACTTATTAAAAAGCTTGATATAAAATACCAGGAAGTAATTTCATTAAGGTTCTTTGAACAGAAATCTATTAAGGAAATTGCCGTTATCCTCAATAAAAAAGAAGGAACTGTTAAATCACTCCTCTACCGGGGTATTGATAAATTAAAAGGAAAGATTAATTGGAGAAAAACATGA
- a CDS encoding serine hydrolase has protein sequence MRKKIFLTILLTGLSFGTVFSQGLNKSKLDSLFNILIEKNKGMGSLSLSKNGTVLYSRAIGYSFISGMEKISATEKTKYRIGSITKMFTATMIFQLIEEGKLNLTTTLDKYFPKLPNADKITISNLLNHRSGLHEFTDDPDYDTWMAVPKTQDEILALISKHNVDFQPNEKADYSNSNYVILGYILEMVSKQSYLKNLEERITSKIGLSNTYAGSKINKNNNESFSYRFDGNWEQANETDMSIPSGAGCIVSTPTDLTKFIEALFSLKLVSENSLTQMKTITDNYGMGMRQIPFYTKRAYGHNGRIDGFVSNLAYFPEDSLAISFCSNGEIYPVNGILIGVLSIYFNKEYSIPTFNDISITTEDLDKYLGVYSTPELPALTIIITKDNLILMAQGTGEPAIPLEATEKDIFEFLRAGIKLEFKPTKNQMIYSQGGESFTMTRE, from the coding sequence ATGCGAAAAAAAATCTTTTTAACAATTCTGCTCACAGGACTTTCATTCGGGACAGTTTTTTCTCAAGGTTTAAATAAATCTAAACTTGACAGCTTGTTTAATATACTTATTGAAAAGAATAAGGGAATGGGCAGTTTGTCACTTTCCAAAAATGGCACTGTGCTTTATAGCAGAGCTATTGGATACAGCTTCATTTCAGGTATGGAGAAAATTTCTGCAACAGAAAAAACAAAGTATCGCATTGGATCAATCACTAAAATGTTCACTGCGACAATGATTTTCCAACTAATTGAGGAAGGAAAATTAAATCTTACAACGACATTAGATAAATACTTTCCGAAGCTTCCAAACGCAGACAAAATTACAATCAGTAATTTACTTAATCACAGAAGCGGATTACATGAATTTACAGACGACCCTGACTATGATACCTGGATGGCAGTACCGAAAACACAGGATGAAATACTTGCACTCATCTCTAAACATAACGTTGATTTTCAACCTAATGAAAAAGCGGATTACAGCAATTCAAACTACGTTATTTTAGGATACATCTTAGAAATGGTTTCTAAACAGTCCTATTTAAAAAATTTAGAGGAAAGAATAACTTCTAAAATTGGTCTTTCAAATACTTACGCGGGTAGTAAGATTAATAAAAATAATAATGAAAGTTTTTCATATCGGTTTGATGGTAATTGGGAACAAGCAAACGAAACTGACATGAGTATCCCGAGTGGAGCAGGCTGTATTGTTTCAACACCGACCGACTTAACCAAGTTTATTGAAGCATTATTTTCTTTAAAACTCGTTTCAGAAAATAGTCTAACCCAAATGAAAACCATCACAGATAACTATGGAATGGGGATGCGACAAATCCCTTTCTATACAAAAAGAGCCTACGGACACAATGGACGCATAGATGGCTTTGTATCAAATTTGGCTTATTTTCCTGAGGATAGTTTAGCAATCTCATTTTGTTCTAACGGTGAAATATACCCTGTAAACGGGATCTTAATTGGTGTGTTAAGCATTTATTTTAATAAAGAATATTCTATACCGACATTTAATGACATTTCTATAACGACAGAAGACTTAGACAAATATTTAGGAGTGTATTCAACACCTGAACTTCCGGCGTTAACGATAATTATAACAAAAGATAATCTGATATTGATGGCTCAAGGTACAGGTGAGCCTGCTATTCCATTAGAGGCAACTGAAAAAGACATATTTGAGTTTTTAAGAGCAGGAATAAAATTGGAATTTAAACCAACTAAAAATCAGATGATATATTCACAAGGCGGAGAATCTTTTACTATGACAAGGGAGTAA
- a CDS encoding DUF4395 domain-containing protein, which produces MNKIIKFGEDVEGYNIPVLNEREIRAAAGIFFLFMLISLMLILTKEDFLLIKYVIIIFLTDLLIRVFVNPKFSPALIIGRLIVRNQVPEYVGAKQKKFAWIIGIVLATMMFILLVVINAYSLITGITCLICLVFLFFESAFGICLGCKFYSMFYKEKAQYCPGEICDIKSKQDIQKTSVIQLLIVFGLIAYIFLTVFLFNDNFSKKPFDMFGTNSSKQAEINTK; this is translated from the coding sequence ATGAATAAGATAATTAAATTTGGTGAAGATGTTGAAGGATATAACATCCCCGTATTAAATGAACGGGAAATAAGAGCAGCAGCAGGAATATTCTTTTTATTTATGTTAATCTCTTTAATGCTAATCCTAACTAAGGAAGATTTTTTACTGATAAAATATGTTATAATTATATTCCTTACCGATTTATTAATACGGGTCTTTGTTAATCCTAAATTTTCTCCCGCATTAATAATCGGACGTTTGATAGTCCGGAATCAGGTACCCGAATATGTTGGAGCTAAACAAAAAAAGTTTGCCTGGATAATCGGTATCGTTTTAGCAACTATGATGTTCATTTTGCTGGTTGTAATAAATGCATACAGCCTGATAACGGGTATTACCTGTCTGATTTGCCTTGTATTCCTGTTCTTTGAATCTGCGTTTGGTATTTGTTTAGGCTGTAAATTTTATTCAATGTTTTATAAAGAAAAAGCTCAATACTGCCCTGGTGAAATTTGCGATATAAAATCAAAACAAGATATTCAAAAAACATCAGTGATTCAGTTACTTATTGTTTTTGGACTTATTGCATACATATTCCTTACGGTATTTTTATTTAATGATAATTTTAGTAAAAAACCTTTCGACATGTTTGGAACAAACAGTTCTAAACAGGCTGAGATAAATACAAAGTAA